In a single window of the Raphanus sativus cultivar WK10039 chromosome 9, ASM80110v3, whole genome shotgun sequence genome:
- the LOC108828136 gene encoding G-type lectin S-receptor-like serine/threonine-protein kinase At1g61480: protein MGMASFFFARFLLFAMLLSFSYAAITPTSPLSIGQTLSSSNGIYELGFFSPNNSQNQYLGIWLKDPVPRVVVWVANREKPVVTDSTANLTISTNGSLILYNGKHGVVWSTGETFASNGSSAELTDDGNLMVIENVSRRTIWQSIDHLGDTMLPFSTLTYNLTTGEKRVLTSWRSYTDPSPGDFVGEVTPQVPPQVLTMRGSKTYWRSGPWAKTRFTGIPVMDASLTSPFSLQQDANGSVSFSYFDKNSKPPRITITSEGSLKIFHHNGTDWEVDYEAPLANSCDFYDVCGPFGLCVMSPSPKCKCFKGFVPKSIEEWRRGNWTDGCVRRTELDCQGNSTGKEADVFHPLANIKPPEFYKFSSTLDAEDCHQTCLQNCSCLAFAYINGIGCLVWNQDLVDAVQFSVGGETLSIRLAHSEFDGNKHKKKIVATSVSLTVVVILGFAAFGFWRYKVKHNAHISKDAWSWSSDLKSQDVPGLDFFDMNTIQTATNNFSPSNKLGQGGFGSVYKGKLQDGKEIAVKRLSSSSGQGKEEFMNEIVLISKLQHRNLVRVLGCCIEGEEKLLVYEFMVNKSLNTFIFDSRKRLEIDWPKRFDIIQGIARGLLYLHRDSCLRVIHRDLKVSNILLDDKMNPKISDFGLARLYQGTEYQDNTLRVVGTLGYMSPEYAWTGMFSEKSDIYSFGVMLLEIISGERISRFSYGEEGKTLFAYAWDSWCETGGTDLLDKDVADSCQPLEVARCVQIGLLCVQHQPGDRPNTLELLSMLTTRSDLPSPRQPTFVVHTSDDESRFRELLTVTETTQSVKNDS from the exons ATGGGGATGGCGAGTTTTTTCTTTGCTCGTTTCCTTCTGTTTGCAATGTTATTGAGTTTCAGCTATGCAGCAATAACACCAACAAGTCCCTTGTCAATAGGCCAAACTCTCAGCTCGTCCAATGGTATTTACGAATTGGGGTTCTTCAGTCCTAATAACTCCCAAAATCAATATCTTGGAATCTGGTTGAAGGATCCTGTTCCCCGCGTCGTTGTGTGGGTGGCCAATAGAGAAAAGCCTGTTGTTACAGACTCCACGGCAAATCTAACTATCAGCACCAACGGAAGCCTTATCTTGTATAATGGCAAACATGGTGTTGTCTGGTCCACTGGAGAAACTTTTGCATCTAACGGGTCTAGCGCAGAGCTTACAGACGATGGAAATCTTATGGTAATAGAAAATGTTTCGAGAAGAACTATATGGCAAAGCATTGATCATCTTGGTGATACTATGCTCCCTTTCTCAACCCTGACGTATAATCTCACCACCGGTGAGAAGCGGGTGTTGACTTCTTGGAGAAGTTACACTGATCCATCTCCTGGCGACTTTGTTGGTGAGGTTACACCACAAGTACCACCACAGGTGCTTACTATGAGAGGCTCGAAGACGTATTGGAGAAGCGGTCCATGGGCTAAAACAAGATTCACCGGGATACCAGTGATGGATGCATCATTAACTAGTCCATTTAGTCTTCAGCAGGATGCAAACGGGTCAgtatctttttcttattttgataaaaactcCAAACCTCCACGTATAACAATAACATCAGAAGGCTCACTGAAGATTTTTCATCATAATGGAACTGACTGGGAAGTAGACTATGAGGCTCCATTAGCCAATTCATGCGATTTTTATGATGTATGTGGACCTTTTGGGTTGTGTGTTATGTCACCATCCCCAAAGTGTAAATGCTTCAAAGGGTTTGTGCCAAAATCTATTGAGGAGTGGAGAAGAGGAAACTGGACTGATGGTTGTGTGAGGCGTACAGAACTAGATTGTCAGGGAAATTCTACTGGAAAAGAAGCAGATGTTTTCCATCCTCTTGCAAATATAAAGCCTCcagaattttacaaattttcaaGTACTTTGGATGCTGAAGACTGCCACCAAACTTGCCTCCAGAACTGTTCTTGCTTGGCCTTTGCTTATATTAATGGAATAGGGTGCTTAGTATGGAACCAGGACCTTGTGGACGCTGTGCAATTTTCTGTGGGAGGAGAGACTCTTTCAATTCGTCTTGCACATTCTGAGTTTG ATGGAAATAAGCACAAGAAGAAAATCGTTGCCACTTCGGTGAGCCTTACCGTTGTTGTGATCTTGGGATTTGCTGCGTTTGGTTTCTGGAGATACAAAGTGAAACATAACG CTCATATATCAAAGGATGCATGGAGTTGGAGTAGTGACTTGAAATCACAAGATGTACCAGGTTTAGATTTCTTTGATATGAATACCATACAAACTGCTACCAACAATTTCAGTCCATCAAACAAACTCGGACAAGGTGGATTTGGTTCCGTCTACAAG GGAAAGCTGCAAGATGGAAAAGAAATTGCTGTAAAACGGCTTTCTAGCAGTTCTGGACAGGGCAAAGAGGAGTTCATGAATGAGATAGTACTCATCTCGAAACTCCAGCATAGAAACTTAGTCCGAGTTTTAGGATGCTGCATAGAAGGAGAAGAAAAGCTATTGGTTTATGAGTTTATGGTGAACAAAAGCCTCAATACCTTTATCTTTG ATTCAAGAAAAAGACTCGAGATAGATtggccaaagagatttgatatCATTCAAGGTATTGCGCGTGGACTTCTATATCTCCACCGTGACTCATGCCTTAGGGTAATTCACCGAGACCTGAAGGTCAGCAACATTCTTCTAGACGATAAAATGAACCCAAAAATATCAGATTTTGGTTTGGCTAGGTTGTATCAGGGAACCGAATATCAAGACAACACTCTCCGTGTTGTAGGAACTTT AGGATATATGTCTCCTGAGTATGCATGGACTGGGATGTTCTCTGAGAAGTCAGACATCTACAGCTTTGGAGTTATGCTGTTAGAAATCATCAGTGGAGAGAGGATCTCAAGGTTCAGCTATGGAGAAGAAGGGAAAACCCTTTTTGCATAT GCGTGGGACTCTTGGTGTGAAACTGGAGGAACTGACCTTTTGGATAAAGATGTTGCGGATTCATGTCAGCCTTTAGAAGTTGCGAGATGTGTTCAAATTGGTTTGCTCTGTGTTCAACACCAACCTGGGGACAGACCCAACACACTTGAGTTGCTATCCATGCTCACCACAAGATCAGATCTTCCATCACCAAGACAACCCACATTTGTAGTGCACACGAGCGACGACGAATCGCGTTTTAGGGAGTTGCTAACTGTCACTGAGACGACACAATCTGTGAAAAATGATAGTTGA